The nucleotide window ATACCACTTATACGTAACGTTTAATCCACTTCCAGCTTTGCAGCAAAGGTCTTTGCATGTGTCAATTGGTTTAGCGTTAATTTTCTTAATCTATCCAACATTCAAAAAGCAAGATCGAACAAAGGTCGCTATATATGATTGGTTCCTTTTCATCTTAGCGTTTGCATCTTCTGGTTATTTAATTGTTCAGTATGAAGCAATTATGACTGAACGTGGTGGTATTCCAAATACAACCGATATATTATTCTCTATTTTAACAGTAATACTTGTATTAGAGGCTGCTAGACGTGTAACAGGTTGGATATTACCTATCTTAGCACTAGTATTCTTAGCATATCCTTTCATAAGTCATTTATCATGGGTTCCTAGACAAATGATGACCCGACAATATGATTTAGGAGATATTTTTGGTCAAATGTATTTAAAAACAGAAGGACTTTTCTCTACAGCAATTGGCTCTTCTGTACAATTTATTTTCCTATTTATTTTATTCGGTGCTTTTTTAGCTAAGTCAGGTATGGGTCAATTGTTTAACGATTTAGCGCTTGCTTTAGCTGGTCATAGTCAAGGTGGTCCTGCAAAAGTATCTGTTATTTCAAGTGGTTTTATGGGAAGTATTAATGGTGCTGCAGTTGCCAATGTTGTCGGTACTGGTGCCTTTACAATTCCATTAATGAAAAAGGTTGGTTATTCTAAAAATTTTGCGGGCGCAGTTGAGGCATCGGCTTCCATTGGCGGGCAAATTCTCCCACCAATTATGGGTGCCGCAGCATTTATTATGGCTGAAACGACTGGCGTTGCGTATGGTACAATCGCTCTTGCTGCACTAATTCCCGCTGTACTTTATTTCTTAGGCGTTATTATGCAAGTACACTTCCGAGCAGGCCGTGATAACTTACGTGGTATCCCGAAAGCAGATTTACCTGCCGTAAAAGAAGTACTAAAAGCCCGTGGACATTTGTTATTTCCAATAGCGTTTTTAGTGTATCTTTTATATGCTGGTGTACCTATTGGTCAAACTGCATTTTATACAATCGTTGCAACAGTAATAGTTGCTGCACTTCGCAAAGAAACACGTATGGGATTCAAAGATATTTTAGCTGCATTTGATAGTGGGGCGCGCCAATCTTTATCGGTAATGGTTGCCTGTGCGGTTGTAGGGATTATTATAGGCGTTGTAAGCTTGACTTCATTTGGTAACGTTATGACTTCATCCATCGCAAGCTTAGGTGCTGGATCTTTATTCTTAACGTTATTCTTTACGATGATTGCTTCAATGATTTTAGGTATGGGGCTACCTTCAATCCCTGCTTATATTATTACGGCAACTATGGCTGCCCCAGCTTTAGCTGAATTTGGTGTCCCAATCCTGGTAGCTCATATGTTTGTATTCTATTTCGGGATTTTTGCTAATATCACGCCTCCAGTAGCACTTGCAGCATTTGCTGGTGCTGGTATCGCAGGTGGAGATCCAATGAAAACAGGCTTTGCTGCTTTAAAATTAGCTTTAGCAGGATTCATTATTCCTTACCTATTTGTTTATAATCCTGCTATGCTCATGATAGATACAACGAACATTGCTGTAAATGCAAAAGAGTTCCCAATGGCACCGATCTCTTCAATTATTATGATTACAATTACTGCAATCATTGGTATCATAGCGTTAAGTGCTGCTGCTGAAGGTTTCTTTAAATCTAAGTTAAATTGGATCTTAAGAATCATTTTAGGTGCAGGGGCACTTTGTTTAATTATTCCTGAAGCCTACACAGATATTATTGGAATTATAATTGTAGGTTTAATTTTAAGTTACGATTACATGAGGTCTAAACGAAATAGTTTAACAACAGCTTAACATTTGTGACCTTTAGGCTTCGACGTAGTATAAAAAGAGCATTTCAAATTTACACATTGTAAAATTTGAAATGCTTTTATTTTTGAGCTGAGCTTTGTCATTCCCTCTTTTACGATAGAAGAAATTGACTCCCCTCTACTCTCTTATTAATATTCCAGTTTTTTATTTCATAATTGTTCGAACTAACTTCACCTTCTGCTTATATGGCGGATACAATAAACTATTTGCTAGCTTATTTGAACGTTGCATAATCGATTTCGCGTGGGTAAAATTCTCAAAACTTGCTTTCCCATGATACGAATTCACACCCGATGGTCCTACCCCTCCAA belongs to Solibacillus sp. FSL R7-0682 and includes:
- a CDS encoding TRAP transporter permease: MTKETSKIEAQALSEEQQQEILEKFDTESNVRKIVNKKVLLFISIVAIFYSLYHLYVTFNPLPALQQRSLHVSIGLALIFLIYPTFKKQDRTKVAIYDWFLFILAFASSGYLIVQYEAIMTERGGIPNTTDILFSILTVILVLEAARRVTGWILPILALVFLAYPFISHLSWVPRQMMTRQYDLGDIFGQMYLKTEGLFSTAIGSSVQFIFLFILFGAFLAKSGMGQLFNDLALALAGHSQGGPAKVSVISSGFMGSINGAAVANVVGTGAFTIPLMKKVGYSKNFAGAVEASASIGGQILPPIMGAAAFIMAETTGVAYGTIALAALIPAVLYFLGVIMQVHFRAGRDNLRGIPKADLPAVKEVLKARGHLLFPIAFLVYLLYAGVPIGQTAFYTIVATVIVAALRKETRMGFKDILAAFDSGARQSLSVMVACAVVGIIIGVVSLTSFGNVMTSSIASLGAGSLFLTLFFTMIASMILGMGLPSIPAYIITATMAAPALAEFGVPILVAHMFVFYFGIFANITPPVALAAFAGAGIAGGDPMKTGFAALKLALAGFIIPYLFVYNPAMLMIDTTNIAVNAKEFPMAPISSIIMITITAIIGIIALSAAAEGFFKSKLNWILRIILGAGALCLIIPEAYTDIIGIIIVGLILSYDYMRSKRNSLTTA